A single region of the Polyodon spathula isolate WHYD16114869_AA chromosome 12, ASM1765450v1, whole genome shotgun sequence genome encodes:
- the LOC121324102 gene encoding tRNA (guanine(37)-N1)-methyltransferase-like — MVMLRNICHIFNFTKPETRLKTASLTKLDHRRFIKPASLPALCRRSSVTLLAMPEQKERDMDLSTPPAGVRGMTQLDRDAFRKTISVPAIKVKKEVIHKLMKSLKNVALQRPGIKRVVEDPYDENHRLVLLDPFTISTGSCFGELENAAMKQLEVSTEIHTYDLELAYENFKSEEVLRAVLPEGQDVTYGFSRVGHIAHMNLREHQLPFKSLIGQVIIDKNSSIASVVNKTNIIDTTYRNFQMEVLAGEDNMTTKVRENNVTYEFDFSKVYWNSRLSTEHERIVSLLEPGDTVFDVFAGVGPFAIPAARKSCLVFANDLNPESYKWLQHNCKLNKVDKKIHVFNLDGRDFILGAVKEQLTERLHKASTQKKPTVHIVMNLPALAIEFLDAFKNLLENQPLGGSSLPFVHCYSFSKHDNPARDIQERAEGFLGTSLEGHCTVHLVRNVAPNKEMMCISFQVPPEVLFRNRSEEQDNPEEPAPKRQKCDGSDSP, encoded by the exons ATGGTGATGTTGAG GAATATCTGCCATATCTTTAATTTTACGAAACCAGAGACCAGGTTGAAAACAGCATCATTAACAAAGCTAGACCACAGACGGTTCATAAAGCCTGCATCCCTTCCAGCACTGTGTAGAAGGAGCTCTGTCACACTGCTGGCAATGCCTgaacagaaagagagagacatgGATCTGTCCACACCTCCTGCAGGTGTGCGTGGCATGACCCAGCTCGACCGGGATGCTTTCAGGAAAACCATCTCAGTCCCAGCTATCAAAGTGAAGAAGGAAGTTATACACAAACTAATGAAATCTCTTAAGAATGTAGCACTGCAGCGGCCAGGCATAAAGCGTGTGGTGGAGGACCCTTACGATGAAAACCACAGGCTTGTGCTTCTGGATCCCTTTACCATTTCAACAGGTAGCTGCTTTGGTGAGTTGGAAAATGCTGCCATGAAACAGCTTGAGGTCAGCACTGAGATTCACACATATGACTTGGAGCTGGCTTATGAAAACTTCAAGAGCGAGGAGGTCTTGCGTGCTGTTTTACCCGAGGGCCAGGATGTAACGTATGGATTCAGCAGAGTAGGACACATCGCTCACATGAACCTTCGAGAGCACCAGCTGCCATTCAAGAGTCTGATTG GACAAGTTATAATTGACAAGAATTCTAGCATAGCATCTGTAGTCAATAAAACCAATATAATTGACACCACTTACCGGAACTTTCAGATGGAAGTTCTTGCTGGAGAAGACAACATGACTACAAAG GTCAGAGAGAATAATGTTACCTATGAGTTTGATTTCTCTAAAGTCTACTGGAATTCTCGGCTGAGCACAGAGCACGAGAGGATAGTCAGCCTCCTGGAGCCAGGGGACACAGTGTTTGATGTCTTTGCCGGGGTTGGACCTTTCGCCATTCCAGCGGCCAGGAAAAGCTGTTTAGTGTTTGCCAACGACCTCAACCCTGAGTCTTACAAATGGCTGCAGCACAACTGCAAACTGAACAAAGTAGACAAAAAGATACATGTATTTAACCTGGATGGTAGGGACTTTATTCTAGGAGCAGTGAAAGAACAATTAACTGAACGGCTGCATAAAGCATCGACACAGAAAAAACCCACTGTTCACATAGTCATGAACCTGCCAGCTTTAGCCATCGAATTCcttgatgcttttaaaaatctTCTTGAAAACCAGCCACTTGGTGGTTCCAGCCTGCCGTTCGTGCATTGCTACAGTTTTTCTAAGCACGATAACCCTGCCCGGGACATTCAGGAACGGGCTGAAGGTTTTTTGGGAACGTCTCTGGAGGGTCACTGCACAGTTCATCTGGTGCGGAATGTGGCTCCAAACAAGGAAATGATGTGCATAAGCTTCCAGGTCCCACCAGAGGTGCTCTTCAGGAACCGTTCAGAAGAGCAAG ATAATCCAGAGGAACCAGCCCCTAAACGTCAGAAGTGTGATGGTTCGGATTCACCCTAG